In a single window of the Falco rusticolus isolate bFalRus1 chromosome 13, bFalRus1.pri, whole genome shotgun sequence genome:
- the P2RY12 gene encoding P2Y purinoceptor 12 codes for MKATTSFSYSRNNSNCTSDNKISQVIFPLLYTILFLVGIIMNSLAMWVFFKISSKSNFIIFLKNTVISDFLMILTFPFKILSDAKLVSWVLRGFVCQVTQVVFYFTMYISILFLGLITVDRYQKATSPFRSSTPRSLLGAKILSTAIWISMFTLSLPNMVLTNKKKTPKSVKKCAFLKSEFGLVWHEIVNYICQLIFWVNLAVIVVCYILISKELYKSYKRTRCTGKASQKTVNLKVFIIIAVFFICFVPFHFTRIPYTLSQTRDVFECSAQNTLFYLKESTLWLTSLNACLDPFIYFFLCKSFRKSLIDMMCKHTASSELGARMKEQNEGDDTDETPL; via the coding sequence ATGAAAGCCACAACCAGCTTCAGCTACTCTAGAAACAACAGCAACTGCACCAGTGATAACAAAATCAGtcaagtaatttttcctttgctttacaCAATTCTGTTCCTAGTGGGTATCATCATGAACAGCCTGGCAATGTgggtcttttttaaaatatccagtAAATCCAATTTCATCATCTTCCTGAAGAACACTGTCATTTCTGACTTCCTCATGATCCTgacttttccatttaaaatccTTAGCGATGCAAAATTAGTATCATGGGTACTGAGAGGATTTGTGTGCCAGGTCACTCAGGTTGTATTTTACTTCACCATGTACattagcattttgtttcttggtCTAATAACTGTTGATCGCTATCAGAAAGCCACTTCACCATTCAGATCATCAACACCAAGGAGCCTTTTAGGTGCTAAGATCCTGTCCACAGCAATTTGGATATCAATGTTTACTCTCTCATTACCCAACATGGTTTTAActaacaagaagaaaacaccCAAGAGCGTAAAAAAGTGTGCCTTCTTGAAATCTGAGTTTGGCTTAGTCTGGCACGAAATCGTAAACTATATTTGTCAACTTATCTTCTGGGTTAATTTAGCAGTCATAGTTGTATGCTACATACTTATAAGTAAAGAACTGTACAAATCCTATAAAAGGACAAGATGCACAGGAAAAGCATCCCAAAAGACTGTAAATCTGAAGGTTTTCATAATTATCGCAGtgttctttatttgttttgtgcCATTCCACTTTACTAGAATCCCCTACACTTTGAGCCAAACAAGAGACGTTTTTGAATGCTCTGCTCAGAACACCTTGTTTTACTTGAAAGAGAGCACGCTGTGGCTGACATCGCTGAATGCTTGCCTAGATCCATTCATatactttttcctttgcaaatcaTTTAGAAAGTCCTTGATAGACATGATGTGCAAGCACACAGCATCATCAGAACTCGGAGCACGGATGAAGGAGCAGAACGAAGGAGATGACACAGATGAGACGCCGCTCTAG
- the P2RY13 gene encoding P2Y purinoceptor 13 → MGDMANESIVSNSSGAPSSTQQCHRDTTITHLVFPVLYTLIFLLGLGLNSLAFWAFFQIPSTSTFIVYLKNILVSDFIMTLMLPLKILTDSGLGPWQLKAFVCRFSAVVFYNTMYISIVLLGLIAFDRFLKIVRPFGKFWVHNLTSAKILAGLVWLFFFVLSLPNMVLSNKKATPQSVKKCASLKNYFGLKWHEAVNYICQFIFWTVLILMFLFYIIIAKKVYESYIKTQKKNNKSEQRIKGKVFIIFTVFFLCFAPFHFSRVPYTLSQTTTHMDCRLQNQLFVAKESTLWLAATNVCMDPLIYMFLCKPFLEKVLCRRIKTFQKTVHTNPTTELDTRTSATES, encoded by the coding sequence ATGGGAGACATGGCAAATGAGAGTATTGTCAGTAACTCCAGTGGAGCACCCTCCTCCACACAGCAGTGCCACCGAGACACCACGATCACCCACCTCGTCTTCCCAGTACTGTATACACTCATCTTCCTTCTGGGACTTGGACTTAACAGCCTGGCTTTTTGGGCTTTCTTCCAGATTCCAAGCACATCAACTTTCATTGTCTATCTGAAAAATATCTTAGTTTCTGATTTTATAATGACCCTGATGCTTCCTCTGAAAATCCTAACGGACTCTGGACTGGGACCATGGCAACTCAAAGCTTTTGTCTGTCGCTTCTCAGCTGTAGTATTTTACAATACCATGTACATTAGCATAGTGCTACTCGGACTCATTGCTTTTGACAGATTTCTCAAGATTGTGAGACCTTTTGGGAAGTTCTGGGTGCACAACCTGACCTCAGCAAAGATCCTGGCGGGTCTGGTCTGGCTCTTCTTCTTTGTTCTCTCTCTGCCTAACATGGTCTTATCAAACAAGAAAGCAACACCCCAATCAGTGAAGAAGTGTGCCTCACTGAAGAACTACTTTGGACTCAAATGGCATGAAGCCGTCAATTATATCTGTCAGTTTATTTTCTGGACTGTTCTCATCCTCATGtttctattttatataattattgCCAAAAAGGTATATGAGTCTtatataaaaacacagaagaaaaacaacaaaagtgAACAAAGGATCAAGGGGAAAGTATTCAtcattttcactgtgtttttcttaTGCTTTGCCCCCTTTCATTTTAGCAGGGTTCCCTATACTCTGAGCCAAACGACCACCCACATGGACTGTCGTCTGCAGAACCAGCTCTTTGTTGCGAAAGAAAGCACTCTGTGGCTGGCTGCCACAAACGTCTGCATGGACCCCCTGATATACATGTTCTTGTGCAAACCATTTCTAGAAAAGGTATTATGCAGGAGAataaagacatttcagaaaacagttcatACAAACCCCACAACAGAACTGGACACACGAACGTCTGCTACCGAATCTTGA
- the GPR87 gene encoding G-protein coupled receptor 87 has translation MGYNLSYGKLPDDRLSQDNSTSSNSTAGLLGNSTHNEFTTIVLPVLYLIIFLASILLNGLAVWIFFHIRNKTSFIFYLKNIVVADLLMTLTFPFKIIQDSQLGPWHFNSFLCRYTTVLFYTNMYTTIVFLGLISIDRYLKVVKPFGDSRMYSITFTKILSACVWVVMAFLALPNLILTNGYPTKKNIDDCIKLKSPLGVKWHTAVIYINTCMFVVVLIVLIGCYIAISRYIYKSSKQFISSSSRKRKHNQSIRVVVAVFFTCFLPYHLCRIPFTFSHLDKILDDSAHKILYYCKEMTLFLSACNVCLDPIIYFFMCRSFSRRLFRKSNMRTRSESIRSLQSVRRSEVRIYHEYTDV, from the exons ATGGGGTACAATTTGTCTTATGGAAAACTGCCAG ATGATCGTCTGAGCCAAGACAACAGTACCTCATCCAACTCCACAGCAGGCTTACTTGGGAACTCCACACACAACGAATTCACCACCATCGTCTTGCCTGTGCTTTACCTCATCATCTTCCTGGCAAGCATCTTGCTGAATGGCCTAGcagtgtggatttttttccacataagaaataaaacaagttttataTTTTACCTCAAAAACATTGTGGTTGCAGATCTTCTAATGACACTGACGTTCCCATTCAAGATAATCCAGGACTCACAGCTGGGACCATGGCACTTCAACTCCTTCCTGTGCCGATACACCACAGTTCTGTTTTACACAAACATGTACACCACAATTGTGTTCCTCGGACTCATCAGCATTGACCGCTACCTGAAAGTAGTGAAGCCTTTTGGAGACTCCAGGATGTATAGCATCACTTTCACCAAGATCTTATCTGCCTGCGTTTGGGTTGTAATGGCTTTCCTAGCTTTACCAAACCTGATTCTTACAAATGGCTACCCAACAAAGAAGAACATAGATGACTGCATAAAGCTGAAATCTCCACTGGGAGTCAAGTGGCACACAGCTGTCATTTACATCAACACCTGCATGTTTGTAGTGGTGCTGATAGTACTGATAGGATGCTACATTGCGATATCCAGGTACATTTATAAATCGAGCAAACAATTCATTAGCTCAtcaagcagaaagagaaagcataATCAAAGTATAAGGGTTGTCGTGGctgtatttttcacttgctttctgCCATATCATTTGTGCAGAATACCCTTTACTTTCAGCCATCTAGATAAAATTTTAGATGACTCTGCACATAAAATCTTGTATTATTGTAAGGAAATGACACTGTTCCTGTCCGCATGCAATGTCTGTCTGGATCcaataatttactttttcatgTGTAGATCATTCTCACGAAGGCTGTTTAGAAAATCAAATATGAGAACCAGAAGTGAGAGTATCAGATCACTTCAGAGTGTTAGAAGATCAGAAGTGCGCATATACCATGAATACACTGATGTCTGA